One genomic segment of Bacteroidales bacterium includes these proteins:
- a CDS encoding PfkB family carbohydrate kinase, which translates to MSLTVVGTVAFDAIETPFGKTNKIIGGAGTYIALSASYFEKNVNIISVVGEDFPQEYLDMLNTHRINTDGIQIKKGEKTFFWSGKYQDNMNVRDTLVTELNSLAKFNPIVPSNYQNTKYLMLGNLTPVIQRQVVERIKSRPKLIVMDTMNFWMDTMLEELKKTIALVDVLSINDEEAQQLSGEHSLVKAAAKIHNMGPKYVIIKKGAHGALLFGEEKVFNAPALPLEFVFDPTGAGDTFAGGFIGYLAKTDDISFENMKNAVIAGSVMASFNVEKFGTERIQELNEKEINNRVERFINLVSFDMKAI; encoded by the coding sequence ATGAGCCTAACAGTTGTAGGAACAGTTGCGTTTGATGCAATTGAAACACCTTTCGGAAAAACAAATAAAATAATCGGCGGAGCAGGAACATATATTGCTTTGTCTGCATCATATTTTGAAAAAAACGTAAACATTATATCTGTTGTCGGGGAAGATTTTCCTCAAGAGTATTTAGATATGCTTAACACACACAGGATAAATACAGACGGAATTCAGATAAAAAAAGGAGAGAAGACTTTCTTTTGGTCAGGAAAGTACCAAGATAATATGAATGTAAGAGATACCTTAGTAACAGAACTTAATTCATTAGCAAAATTTAATCCGATTGTTCCGAGCAACTACCAGAATACAAAATATTTAATGCTCGGAAACTTAACACCTGTGATTCAGAGGCAGGTTGTTGAGAGAATTAAAAGCAGACCGAAATTAATTGTAATGGACACAATGAATTTTTGGATGGATACAATGCTTGAAGAGTTAAAAAAAACAATAGCATTAGTAGATGTGTTATCAATTAACGACGAGGAAGCACAACAGCTTTCCGGAGAGCACTCTTTAGTAAAAGCAGCAGCAAAAATCCATAATATGGGACCGAAGTATGTAATTATAAAAAAGGGTGCTCACGGTGCCTTATTATTCGGAGAAGAAAAAGTTTTCAATGCACCGGCACTGCCTTTGGAATTTGTTTTTGACCCTACGGGAGCAGGAGACACTTTTGCCGGCGGGTTTATCGGGTATTTAGCAAAAACAGACGACATTTCATTTGAAAACATGAAAAATGCGGTCATTGCAGGTTCGGTTATGGCTTCTTTTAATGTTGAAAAATTCGGAACAGAAAGAATTCAGGAACTTAATGAAAAAGAAATAAATAACAGGGTAGAACGGTTTATAAATCTTGTAAGCTTTGATATGAAAGCGATTTAA